One window of the Lytechinus variegatus isolate NC3 chromosome 3, Lvar_3.0, whole genome shotgun sequence genome contains the following:
- the LOC121410820 gene encoding carbohydrate sulfotransferase 1-like — protein MGSTTKGFTRKGIYLLVLAGHFSGVYYCLCLWERGFMPKFAVTKEVVNSGQLYGFSRAISNDAFNDSFEDGSIFEYRGNKLGDSKESHPKKHIQNDTLVDVIKISREGIISRENSSEEHLQNFQNTEGIRRLPFTMSGTPSPTASPQRGQIIIVTTKRSGSSFVGELFNSNPDIFYMYEPLLHVTFDVLNHRMKNEQADAAMLSVWNRTLRCNYISSSQGPDNWLRRGGCKTCQVSEALNRCKLICPEPTIPRIEVGSIISKLCSDHTYTVLKTIRVNDIKDLRSFLEDPSLNLKIIHLVRDPRAVINSRRKLREPNYDLKRRKGPHADEITDLCEHMSRNLQYNDEQPSWLKGKYMLVRFEDVAKSPFDEIQRMYQHLGMKIHPNVLSWVKNNTHSESEADRPFSRTRDSDKVINAWKNSIPETIRKEVEGKCSHVMNSLSYLPVV, from the exons ATGGGTTCAACTACAAAAGGTTTTACACGAAAAGGAATATATCTACTGGTACTTGCAGGCCACTTTTCAGGTGTATACTACTGCTTGTGTTTGTGGG AGAGGGGATTTATGCCGAAGTTCGCAGTAACGAAGGAAGTTGTGAACTCTGGACAACTATACGGGTTTTCGCGTGCCATATCGAATGATGCTTTTAATGATTCATTCGAAGATGGCAGTATCTTTGAGTATCGTGGAAACAAATTGGGAGATTCAAAGGAGTCACATCCTAAAAAGCACATCCAGAATGATACTCTCGTTGACGTTATCAAGATATCTAGAGAGGGAATTATATCCAGGGAAAATTCATCTGAAGAACaccttcaaaactttcaaaatacaGAAGGAATACGCCGATTGCCATTCACAATGAGTGGGACACCGTCCCCAACAGCATCACCACAACGTGGCCAAATAATAATTGTCACAACAAAACGCTCTGGATCATCTTTTGTTGGAGAATTGTTTAATTCGAATCCagatatattttacatgtatgagCCTTTACTTCATGTGACTTTCGATGTATTGAATCACCGTATGAAAAACGAACAGGCCGATGCAGCAATGCTCTCTGTGTGGAACCGCACTCTCCGTTGTAACTATATAAGTTCTAGTCAAGGACCTGATAACTGGCTGAGACGAGGTGGTTGCAAAACTTGCCAGGTATCAGAAGCATTGAACAGATGTAAGCTCATCTGTCCAGAACCGACGATCCCCAGGATAGAGGTTGGATCGATCATCTCTAAACTGTGCTCCGATCACACTTACACCGTTCTGAAAACAATAAGAGTAAATGACATCAAGGACCTTAGGAGTTTCCTTGAGGATCCGAGCTTGAACCTTAAGATCATCCATCTCGTCCGCGATCCTAGGGCAGTCATAAATTCTCGTCGTAAACTCAGAGAGCCCAACTATGATTTGAAGCGACGGAAGGGTCCTCATGCAGACGAGATCACGGATCTTTGCGAGCATATGTCTAGAAATCTACAGTACAATGATGAACAACCAAGTTGGTTAAAGGGAAAATACATGCTTGTGCGCTTTGAGGATGTAGCGAAAAGTCCTTTCGACGAAATACAGCGGATGTATCAGCATTTAGGAATGAAGATTCACCCGAATGTACTTAgttgggtgaagaacaatactCACAGTGAATCAGAGGCGGATCGTCCGTTTTCACGAACACGAGATTCAGATAAGGTCATCAATGCCTGGAAGAACAGTATTCCTGAAACGATAAGAAAAGAGGTAGAAGGAAAGTGTAGTCACGTGATGAATTCATTATCGTATCTACCAGTGGTGTGA